A region from the Vigna radiata var. radiata cultivar VC1973A unplaced genomic scaffold, Vradiata_ver6 scaffold_149, whole genome shotgun sequence genome encodes:
- the LOC106780621 gene encoding transcription factor bHLH30, translating to MEMEEFLWGGDIDGDVPKGNSDGFEGSSGMIGSGCGSSFSLVLDRERGELVEAPVKLERKGMSTERSTEALKNHSEAERRRRARINAHLDTLRSVIPGAMKMDKASLLGEVIRHLKELKRNAAQACEGLMIPKDNDEISVEEQEGGLNGFPYSIRASLCCEYKPGLLSDIRQALDSLHLMITRADIATLEGRMKNVFVIISCKEHNFEDASYRQFLAGSVHQALRSVLNRFSVSQDILGTRKRRRISIFSSSSLEDFL from the exons ATGGAAATGGAGGAATTTTTATGGGGTGGTGACATTGATGGGGATGTTCCTAAGGGGAACAGTGATGGTTTTGAAGGAAGCAGTGGAATGATTGGAAGTGGGTGTGGTTCATCTTTCTCTCTGGTTTTGGATAGGGAGAGAGGGGAGCTTGTGGAGGCTCCTGtgaaattggaaagaaaagggATGTCCACTGAGAGAAGCACTGAAGCTTTGAAGAACCATAGCGAGGCAGAGAGGAGAAGGAGGGCAAGGATTAATGCACATCTTGATACTCTTCGCAGTGTCATTCCAGGTGCTATGAAG ATGGACAAAGCATCATTACTTGGTGAGGTTATCAGACATTTGAAAGAGCTGAAAAGGAATGCAGCACAGGCTTGTGAAGGTTTGATGATACCAAAGGACAATGATGAAATAAGTGTTGAAGAACAAGAGGGTGGGTTGAATGGTTTTCCTTATTCAATTCGAGCATCACTGTGTTGTGAATATAAACCAGGCTTGTTGTCTGATATAAGACAAGCACTAGATTCTCTTCATCTTATGATAACAAGGGCAGATATTGCAACCTTAGAAGGCAGAATGAAGAATGTTTTTGTGATCATTAGCTGCAAAGAACACAACTTTGAAGATGCTTCATACCGTCAGTTTCTGGCTGGTTCTGTTCACCAAGCTCTTAGGTCTGTGCTCAATAGATTTTCTGTTTCACAGGACATTTTAGGAACCAGGAAAAGAAGAAGGATTTCTATATTCAGCTCTTCATCTTTGGAAGATTTCTTGTAA
- the LOC106780645 gene encoding uncharacterized protein LOC106780645, with amino-acid sequence MMALSLPLQNLSAAISATGNATTAASRPPKGRRWEVHSVASNTSSAVPVQFGGYEEGKLERPKWTGETPLSRLVKAIISFKPLYSVLKLGARRVLISTAEKNNIPWRKMAKEILESEVYREMDIIQNQSLVYPDYYLNPFHAYEEGNLTWLAAAEAEAATMSMVRRVVPKASSLEEASQILRGNWLLAIEQHHIQYSESSVINDILDIGCSVGVSTKYLADKFPTANVTGLDLSPYFLAVAQHKEKTAMPRKTPLRWIHANAEDTGLPSKSFDLVSLAFVLHECPTRAIVNIVREAFRLLRPGGTLALTDLSLKSKVLQELSPVLFTLLKTTEPFLDEYVLTDMEETLREAGFVNITSILTDPKHVTVTATVPQ; translated from the exons ATGATGGCTCTCTCTTTGCCACTTCAGAACCTCTCCGCAGCCATCTCCGCCACCGGCAATGCCACAACGGCAGCATCTCGGCCTCCGAAGGGGCGGCGCTGGGAGGTTCACTCGGTGGCGTCCAATACAAGCTCCGCCGTCCCGGTGCAGTTCGGCGGGTACGAAGAAGGGAAGCTTGAGCGACCCAAGTGGACTGGGGAGACCCCTCTTTCTCGGCTGGTTAAAGCTATCATCTCCTTCAAGCCTTTGTACTCTGTTCTCAAGCTTGGTGCTAGAAGGGTTTTGATAAG TACAGCTGAGAAGAACAACATACCTTGGAGGAAGATGGCGAAAGAGATTTTAGAGTCAGAAGTGTATAGGGAGATGGACATCATTCAAAACCAGTCTTTAGTGTACCCTGATT ATTATTTGAATCCATTCCATGCATACGAGGAGGGCAATCTTACATGGCTG GCCGCAGCAGAAGCAGAGGCTGCTACAATGTCAATGGTTAGACGAGTAGTTCCAAAGGCTTCCTCATTGGAGGAAGCAAGTCAGATACTGCGCGGCAATTGGCTTCTTGCAATTGAACAACACCATATACAGTATTCAGAATCATCTGTGATCAATGACATTCTAGATATTGGATGCTCTGTCGGTGTAAGCACAAAATATCTTGCAGACAAGTTCCCCACAGCCAATGTCACA GGGCTAGATTTGTCACCGTATTTTCTAGCTGTGGCTCAGCATAAAGAAAAGACTGCAATGCCCAGGAAAACTCCTCTAAGATGGATACATGCAAATGCGGAAGACACGGGCTTGCCTTCTAAATCATTCGACCTTGTTTCTCTTGCCTTTGTg CTTCATGAATGTCCTACAAGAGCTATAGTGAATATAGTGAGGGAAGCTTTCCGTCTCCTTCGACCTGGAGGCACACTAGCTTTGACAGATTTGTCG CTGAAGTCAAAGGTCCTTCAG GAATTATCTCCTGTCCTGTTTACACTGCTCAAGACCACAGAGCCTTTTCTGGACGAGTATGTCTTGACTGATATGGAAGAAACACTGAGGGAAGCTGGTTTTGTGAACATAACATCAATTCTTACAGACCCCAAACACGTCACAGTTACAGCAACGGTGCCTCAATGA
- the LOC106780597 gene encoding uncharacterized protein LOC106780597 isoform X2, which produces MITMDVKGITWVGNMYQKFENMFLEAEDVMYEDTVKYIEDQMQAVGETVKKLYSDIMEDLLPPNEKVGIELSIDKHAEAGLCKKPFQVCNERHVKADTKQETEDSRIDHVVDNVATLATACDGTSKADALFMPSLRSSVSSPSRQFVGRMDVKSNLPINDKMAATKIIDETTLAETTLAGINASIKSQSCETSNQNQIQNHGVAWIYSETYFSDGIENDSTTQCPNYPVLVKSAGEKQIDTISSSHVSFEEPAEQGHCLMQQDHLKLEESCIMVDGDEIQLPPKASGNLNTHKKSARKQEYKELAAWHLNSEKGKGDCMENFDPTLPQDHKKSLLHSISESEWELL; this is translated from the exons ATGATCACTATGGATGTAAAAGGCATAACATGGGTTGGAAACATGTACCAGAAATTTGAGAATATGTTCCTTGAGGCAGAAGACGTGATGTACGAG GATACAGTTAAGTACATAGAGGATCAAATGCAGGCTGTCGGAGAAactgttaaaaaattatattcagaTATTATGGAAGATTTACTTCCCCCAAATGAAAAGGTAGGCATTGAATTGTCTATAGATAAGCATGCTGAAGCTGGGCTCTGTAAGAAGCCATTTCAAGTTTGTAACGAAAGACATGTAAAAGCTGATACCAAGCAAGAAACTGAGGATTCAAGGATTGATCATGTTGTTGATAATGTTGCCACACTTGCTACTGCATGTGATGGAACTTCTAAGGCCGATGCTTTGTTCATGCCATCTTTGAGAAGTTCCGTTAGTTCACCTTCAAGACAATTTGTTGGAAGAATGGATGTTAAATCAAACCTTccaataaatgataaaatggcTGCAACCAAGATAATTGATGAAACCACTTTGGCTGAAACCACTTTGGCAGGAATAAATGCAAGCATAAAATCACAATCTTGTGAGACCTCAAACCAAAACCAAATCCAGAATCATGGAGTGGCATGGATTTACTCTGAAACATACTTTTCTGATGGAATTGAAAATGATAGTACCACACAGTGCCCCAATTATCCGGTGTTAGTTAAATCAGctggagagaaacaaattgataCAATTTCTTCCTCGCATGTCTCATTTGAAGAGCCGGCTG AACAAGGCCATTGTTTGATGCAACAAGATCATCTGAAGCTTGAGGAATCTTGTATAATGGTGGATGGAGATGAAATTCAATTACCTCCCAAAGCAAGTGGTAATTTGAATACTCACAAG AAATCTGCAAGAAAGCAAGAATATAAGGAGCTTGCAGCATGGCATCTGAACAGTGAAAAAGGAAAGGGAGATTGCATGGAGAATTTTGATCCAACTTTACCACAGGATCACAAGAAATCACTTCTGCATAGTATATCTGAATCTGAGTGGGAGCTTCTCTGA
- the LOC106780597 gene encoding uncharacterized protein LOC106780597 isoform X1, which yields MITMDVKGITWVGNMYQKFENMFLEAEDVMYEDTVKYIEDQMQAVGETVKKLYSDIMEDLLPPNEKVGIELSIDKHAEAGLCKKPFQVCNERHVKADTKQETEDSRIDHVVDNVATLATACDGTSKADALFMPSLRSSVSSPSRQFVGRMDVKSNLPINDKMAATKIIDETTLAETTLAGINASIKSQSCETSNQNQIQNHGVAWIYSETYFSDGIENDSTTQCPNYPVLVKSAGEKQIDTISSSHVSFEEPAEQGHCLMQQDHLKLEESCIMVDGDEIQLPPKASGNLNTHKKKSRQPFSLSKKSARKQEYKELAAWHLNSEKGKGDCMENFDPTLPQDHKKSLLHSISESEWELL from the exons ATGATCACTATGGATGTAAAAGGCATAACATGGGTTGGAAACATGTACCAGAAATTTGAGAATATGTTCCTTGAGGCAGAAGACGTGATGTACGAG GATACAGTTAAGTACATAGAGGATCAAATGCAGGCTGTCGGAGAAactgttaaaaaattatattcagaTATTATGGAAGATTTACTTCCCCCAAATGAAAAGGTAGGCATTGAATTGTCTATAGATAAGCATGCTGAAGCTGGGCTCTGTAAGAAGCCATTTCAAGTTTGTAACGAAAGACATGTAAAAGCTGATACCAAGCAAGAAACTGAGGATTCAAGGATTGATCATGTTGTTGATAATGTTGCCACACTTGCTACTGCATGTGATGGAACTTCTAAGGCCGATGCTTTGTTCATGCCATCTTTGAGAAGTTCCGTTAGTTCACCTTCAAGACAATTTGTTGGAAGAATGGATGTTAAATCAAACCTTccaataaatgataaaatggcTGCAACCAAGATAATTGATGAAACCACTTTGGCTGAAACCACTTTGGCAGGAATAAATGCAAGCATAAAATCACAATCTTGTGAGACCTCAAACCAAAACCAAATCCAGAATCATGGAGTGGCATGGATTTACTCTGAAACATACTTTTCTGATGGAATTGAAAATGATAGTACCACACAGTGCCCCAATTATCCGGTGTTAGTTAAATCAGctggagagaaacaaattgataCAATTTCTTCCTCGCATGTCTCATTTGAAGAGCCGGCTG AACAAGGCCATTGTTTGATGCAACAAGATCATCTGAAGCTTGAGGAATCTTGTATAATGGTGGATGGAGATGAAATTCAATTACCTCCCAAAGCAAGTGGTAATTTGAATACTCACAAG AAAAAATCACGGCAACCCTTTTCTTTGTCCAAGAAATCTGCAAGAAAGCAAGAATATAAGGAGCTTGCAGCATGGCATCTGAACAGTGAAAAAGGAAAGGGAGATTGCATGGAGAATTTTGATCCAACTTTACCACAGGATCACAAGAAATCACTTCTGCATAGTATATCTGAATCTGAGTGGGAGCTTCTCTGA